One part of the Brachyspira sp. SAP_772 genome encodes these proteins:
- a CDS encoding Bor/Iss family lipoprotein, translating into MKKFIVLMFVVALFATSCISQHRHIVGNGPQTGVKVERKQWYALWGLVPVGFVDTKELAGDAKDYEIYTRQNAGDFFLNLLTGIVTFQSRTVTVTK; encoded by the coding sequence ATGAAAAAGTTTATTGTTCTAATGTTTGTTGTGGCATTATTTGCAACTTCCTGTATATCACAACATAGGCACATAGTTGGTAATGGACCTCAAACTGGTGTGAAAGTTGAAAGAAAACAGTGGTATGCTTTATGGGGTTTAGTTCCTGTTGGTTTTGTAGATACTAAAGAATTAGCAGGTGATGCAAAAGATTATGAGATATACACTAGACAAAATGCTGGAGACTTTTTCTTAAATCTTTTAACAGGTATAGTTACTTTCCAAAGTAGAACAGTAACTGTTACTAAGTAA
- a CDS encoding alkaline phosphatase: MIQLLPILLLSAFFIGCGQQPYTNLENTPKAKNVIVLIADGQSSDVITYSRWFKGGDSLAIDEMLSGAMRTHNADSPIADSAPAGTALATGYKSSYQQFIGVLPDEAILPNSSIPTEARAPIANVLEAAKLLGKSTGVISTSEIMHATPAAFSAHDITRKDYDDLSEQQVFQDIDVILGGGYKFFTKEARKDGKDLISEMTNLGYSIIRTSDELDSFRGDKVVGLFADADLAYEIDREETTQPSLAQMTSKAIDILSKNNKGFFLIVEASKVDWAAHANDPVGLVSDTLAYVDAVKAALDFAKKDNNTMVIAVTDHGNSGFTMGNYDTSSDYHKRKLESFIEPVKKASRSAEYVARKIEAGEDIRLAMQKYYAIDDMTEEEVNSLRGKTGDDLHYAIGPILAKRAYLGFSTHGHTGEDVPLYTYLPNNKRIIGVIDNTDIAKNVASAMGINLDEATKKLFMSEDEIKKAGVELTSEGDVLTLYMGDKTSQIMKNRNIIIVDGEKKTLDGVVVYNESKWYFPSQVLDMLK, encoded by the coding sequence ATGATTCAATTATTACCTATTCTTCTTTTATCCGCATTTTTTATCGGATGCGGTCAACAGCCTTACACTAATTTAGAAAATACCCCAAAAGCTAAAAACGTTATAGTACTAATTGCAGACGGACAAAGCTCAGATGTAATCACATATTCAAGATGGTTTAAAGGCGGAGACTCATTGGCAATAGATGAGATGTTAAGCGGAGCTATGAGAACACATAATGCAGATTCTCCTATAGCAGATTCAGCACCTGCAGGTACAGCTTTAGCTACAGGCTATAAATCATCTTATCAGCAGTTTATAGGTGTTCTTCCAGATGAAGCCATACTTCCTAATTCATCAATACCTACTGAAGCAAGAGCACCTATAGCAAATGTGTTGGAGGCAGCAAAGCTTCTTGGCAAATCTACAGGAGTAATTTCAACTTCAGAAATTATGCATGCCACTCCTGCAGCTTTTTCTGCACATGACATCACTAGAAAAGATTATGATGATTTAAGTGAACAGCAAGTGTTTCAAGATATAGATGTTATATTAGGAGGAGGGTATAAGTTTTTTACTAAAGAGGCTAGAAAAGACGGAAAAGATTTAATATCAGAAATGACTAATTTAGGATATTCTATAATTAGAACTTCAGATGAATTAGATTCTTTTAGGGGTGATAAAGTTGTAGGACTTTTTGCTGATGCAGATTTAGCTTATGAAATAGACAGAGAAGAGACAACTCAGCCTTCATTAGCTCAAATGACTTCAAAGGCCATAGATATACTTTCTAAAAATAATAAAGGTTTCTTCTTGATTGTGGAGGCTTCAAAAGTGGATTGGGCAGCTCATGCTAATGACCCTGTTGGGTTGGTGTCTGATACTTTGGCTTATGTTGATGCTGTAAAGGCGGCATTAGATTTTGCTAAAAAAGATAACAATACTATGGTTATAGCAGTAACTGACCATGGAAACAGCGGTTTTACTATGGGTAATTATGACACTTCTTCAGACTATCACAAAAGAAAATTAGAAAGTTTTATAGAGCCTGTAAAAAAAGCTTCACGTTCTGCTGAGTATGTGGCAAGAAAAATAGAAGCTGGAGAAGATATAAGACTTGCTATGCAAAAATATTATGCTATAGATGATATGACAGAAGAAGAGGTTAATTCTCTTAGAGGAAAAACAGGCGATGATTTACATTATGCTATAGGGCCAATATTAGCAAAAAGGGCTTATTTAGGTTTCAGCACACATGGGCACACTGGAGAAGATGTTCCTCTATATACATATTTACCTAATAACAAAAGAATTATAGGAGTTATAGATAATACAGATATAGCTAAAAATGTTGCTTCTGCTATGGGAATAAATTTAGATGAAGCTACAAAAAAATTATTTATGAGTGAAGACGAAATAAAAAAAGCGGGTGTGGAATTAACATCAGAGGGAGATGTGCTTACTCTGTATATGGGTGATAAAACTTCTCAAATAATGAAAAATAGAAATATAATAATTGTAGATGGAGAGAAAAAAACTTTAGATGGTGTTGTGGTTTACAATGAATCTAAATGGTACTTTCCTTCTCAAGTGTTGGATATGTTAAAATAA
- a CDS encoding MerR family transcriptional regulator, whose amino-acid sequence MARRDENNNIDRNARRDINAFDVHYFIKNKKYALPEYSFILRSKKRLMSIGEFLNLLEENNIKNMSINLLREWDNKELLPAYRVTRGAIRTESRYYIMEHLDIVREIVKLKAYGLEIREIEKIIFENKSFEILFLSKLIKNKEAFTKMKYIVKNIKHIEDELVGSICNEVKNIFNINDDDFKETFNDKYLNSILNDYKNSDLNPDESSVLLLSLILLSLYNSYDNNFFDRKKFSKQFYSIISENKTNTSP is encoded by the coding sequence ATGGCAAGAAGAGATGAAAACAACAATATAGATAGAAATGCTAGAAGGGATATAAACGCTTTTGATGTGCATTATTTTATAAAGAATAAAAAATATGCTTTGCCGGAATATTCATTTATTTTGAGAAGCAAAAAGAGATTAATGTCCATAGGAGAATTTTTAAATCTTTTGGAAGAAAACAATATAAAAAATATGAGCATTAATTTACTTAGAGAGTGGGACAATAAAGAGCTTCTTCCTGCATATAGAGTTACGCGTGGAGCAATTAGGACAGAAAGCAGATACTATATAATGGAGCATCTTGATATTGTAAGAGAGATAGTAAAATTAAAAGCTTATGGTCTTGAAATAAGAGAAATAGAAAAGATTATTTTTGAAAATAAGTCTTTTGAAATACTTTTCTTATCAAAATTAATAAAAAATAAAGAGGCATTTACTAAAATGAAATATATTGTAAAGAACATAAAGCATATAGAAGATGAGTTAGTAGGTTCTATATGCAATGAAGTAAAAAATATATTTAATATTAATGATGATGATTTTAAAGAAACTTTTAATGATAAGTATTTAAATAGCATATTAAATGATTATAAAAACAGTGATTTAAATCCTGATGAATCAAGTGTATTATTATTATCTTTAATACTTTTAAGTTTATACAATTCTTATGATAATAATTTTTTTGACAGGAAAAAATTCTCTAAACAGTTTTACAGTATTATAAGTGAGAATAAAACTAATACCTCACCATAG